Within the Pelodiscus sinensis isolate JC-2024 unplaced genomic scaffold, ASM4963464v1 ctg215, whole genome shotgun sequence genome, the region gcacccgaGAATAGACCTGACCGGAGAATTTGCCAGACGATGTTTTcacggagggtgggggagcccccgggtcctgcccccccatctgcagccagaccgGACTCTCAGCCGGCAGGTGGAAGAGAAGTTGACGGGGAACACGGAGTCACACAGACTTGTTGTTACAGCAATCAGGAGTCAGTACTatcctgctgggggagaggggcgccccgagccagcccggccccctgccAGCGAGACGCCTTTCCCTAGGCCAGCCGAAAAACTCAGCTCAGACACCAATGTCTAGCAGCGTCACCAACACTTCCCGTGTGCTGGGCTGTAGGAGACACCGAGGGGCGAAATCGAGCCCAAGAacagcacagagccctgagccgggggtgggggctgtaaGAAACTATCGGGGACCGCGGGAAACCTGCCCACGCCCATGAGAAGCAGACACCTGGCTCACTGCAATCCTGCTGGAGCGGGGAGGCCGAGCGCCCGACCCGGGGAGGCCGAGCGCCCGACCCGGGGAGGCCGAGCGCCCGACCCGGGGAGGTTGGTGCTGTAGATGCCCCGCCCGCTCACTCACCTTGCACTGGGACAGCACCACGGTGCCGGAGTTCGTGTagtgcttcttcttcttctcctggtATTTGGGGTTGATGCATTCGTACACCACCTGCCCAAGGACAGGGACAGCGCTGGGTCTGGGCTCGGAGCTGGGTCTTCCCCCGTACCCCGGCTGgggagaggacccaggagtcccggctccccgccccgccctccctaCCTCCTTCCCTGAGGAAACCTCCTGCATTTCACGGAAGGTCGTGGTGAATTCACCGATGTAATCGTGTTTCCCGCTGGTGTTATAGTCGTAAACGACGCACTGGGAGGCAAGAGAGAGGGAGTGATAGTGCGACAGCCCCTCCGACCGGGCAGAGACCCCAgtagtcctggctcccagccccctgctctaaccactggcccccactgccctcccagagctgggagggaaCCCAGGCGCCCGGGCACTCACCCGGATGGTCTTGTCCGGGTCACAGCTGCACAGCGAGTGGAGGGAGACGCGGAAGGGTTCCCAGGTAGGGCTCAAATTGTTATTAACCACCTGGGGGGGGAAGAGCAGTGGGGGTGGATATGGGTCACCCCCCATactcagccctgctgcctcctcccccactgggccccactcccttcatcccctctcccacccccgggcacccgcccctcacctccgtcctcaccaccaGATGCTCCGTTTGGGGGCCGGTCACCTTGTAGATTTCCAGGAAGGGGTCTGACTTGGTGAAGAGATCCTACAGccagggagagacagacagagccccagggagggcagtgggggccagtggttagagccgggcagctgggagctggggcaggggagtcgCTCTCTTACCTTGTTGTCCAGCTTCTGAGCCCGGAATTCGAGCTGCACGAAGTGGTTGGGGCTGGTGACTTCTTCCGCCTCGATCTGCGGGGGAGACGCACACGAGAGCCTggacccccccccggccggcccgccccccccccggctcctcgcGACCCACCACAGCCCACGCCCAGCCCAAGAACCGGGGTCCTGGCTCGCAGcccccccgctccaaccactagcccccactcccctgctccaaccactagcccccccgccctcctagagctggggaaagaacccaggggtcccggctcacagcccctccccactccgaccactagcctccactcccctgctccaaccactagccccccccccccgccctcctagagctggggaaagaacccaggggtcccggctcacagcccctccccactccgaccactagcctccactccccTACCAGAACttgggagagaacccagcagtcccggctcccttgccccaccccccactctaaccactgtACCCCACTTCCTTCCAGAGCTTGGGAGAGAACCAGGGAGTTCTAGCTCCCCGCCCACTAAGTCTCTTCTCTCCAGccctttctgggggggggggggggtcacacaacTCCCCCCCCCGGTTGCCCCTCGTACTGTGATGGTGGATTTTCCCGCCGTCGTCCCGTCCTTGAGGAGCAGCGGCTTGGTGACTTTGGTCTGGGACACGATCTGccaaggaggggcgggggggagagacgtcaggaggggcgcggggggggggcgtagCACGAGGACACAcagagggcaggcagggcaggggcactggggaGGGCGGCCCGTCGGTCGGGTTCTGGTGCCGCTGGCTGGGAGCGCTAGGGGGGAGGTGGGCGAGGGGGCACCGGGCGCAGGCGAGAGTTAGGGGCTAAGTCTGACGCGGGGCAAACACCAGGGATCCCAGGGTTCCGGTTTGGCTGCGGTTAGCAGGggcctgtcccccctccagccATGGCCTGGGGTGGGCCTAGAGGTCGTGGGTATCCAAGGGGGTTATCCCGCATCCCCGCCTCTCCCATGGCCAGAGGTatacccatgtccccagggctaAGGGTAGAGTTACTAGGGGTAACCCAGGATTTGGGGTAGGGTTATGGTTATCAGGGGTGTACCTCATCCCCAGGGTTAGGGGTAGAGTTACTAGGGGTAACCCAGGATTTGGGGTAGGGGTATGGTTATCAGGGGTGTACCTCATCcccagggttaggggtagggtcaTGGTTATCAGGGGTATACCCCACGTCCCTGGGATTAGGGGTAGGGTTATGGTTATCAGGGGTATACCCCACGTCTCCAGGGTTAGGGGTAGTGTCATGGTTATCAGGGGTATACCCCACGTCCCCGGGATTAGGGGTAGGGTCATGGTTATCAGGGGTATACCCCACGTCcccagggttaggggtagggttatgGTTATCAGGGATATATCCCACATCTctggggttaggggtagggttatgGTTATCAGGGGTATACCCCACATCTccggggttaggggtagggttatgGTTATCAGGGGTATACCCCACATCTccggggttaggggtagggttatgGTTATCAGGGATATATCCCACATCTccggggttaggggtagggtcaTGGTTATCAGGGGTATACCCCACATCCCCAGGGTTAGGGTTATGGCTGTCAGGAGTATACCCCACATCcccagggttaggggtagggttatgGCTGTCAGGGGTATACCCCACGTCcccagggttaggggtagggtcaTGGTTATCAGGGGTATACCCCACGTCcccagggttaggggtagggttatgGCTCTCTGGGGCATACCCCTTATCCCCAGGCATATGGGGTAGGGTTACCGGAGGGGGTATACTTCATTTCcccacctggcccagggaccaCTCCGCTGCCcccaggaaggtgtcctcctcGACCCCCCCATCCTCAGCGCTGGCACTGTAGGCTTCGAAGCAGAAGGCCTGCATCTCCTCGAAGAAGTAGTCCAGCAGGAAGACGTGGGAGAAGACGGGGTTCAGGCTGCCGTGCATGGTCTCGGTGCGCCCCACCTATGGGAGTGGGGATCGGGAGGAGGTTCAGGGgatgctgagggggaggggggcacactgTGGGAGCCCCCCCTTGGGAAGGTGGCTTAAGGGGGAGCACATCCTCTCTCTTGGGCAGAGAGTTTGGAGGCCaagaggcaggaggctggagcagagagaaGTGGGGAAAGGGTGAAATCAAGGGGTGCCGGGGGGTCCCCCAATTTCCTCTGAGAAGGGGGGACTGTGGGGCAGCCCAAGGGGGAGACGCAAGGGCAGGGGTCCCCGGAGCAGGGCATGGCTGGGAGCCCCCGTACCTCGCTCCACTGCCCTTCAACCAGCTGCTTCAGCACCACGCAGGGGTTGGGGGCGGCCAGGGGGTCCCGATCCAGGAGGTTCCAGCAGGAGACTCGGAGCTCGACCCGCGAGGCTCCTAGGGCCACCGGCTGGGACTCGTCCGCCTCTGACATGGGGGCGCCTGGGCGGGAGAGACGGAAGGCAACGGacgcagggagagaggggaggggatggggaggacagacggacggacggacgggtggatggatggatggatgagtggGAGaatggatggacagacgggtgggtGGACGGGGGGATGGACGGGCgggcgggtgggggagagggacggGCGGGCGGACGGACAGACGGGCGTTTCAGGCCCACAGCCCCATAGCTCAGAGCAGAACACGCCCTCCCCGAGGGAACGAGGTGCCGGGAAGACGCCGATGCTCCCAGAGAGCAAGTGCACCCGGCTCAGGGGGAGAGGTGACAAGCAGAGAGAGCAGCCAGGAggcgggggagcagaggctgtgggtcagagtgaggggcactggcagggctggggggtaggagggagggaccagagcagggcctggggagcaggagagaggggctggaaggagggagggacgggggcaggtctggggggtaGGGGCTGAGGGGTAGAGGGGagtctgcagggggcaggggtggggttggggggcaggagggaggggcagaatcCAGAGCAAGGGCTGTGAggtaggaggggcagggctaggggtcaggggctggggggagggagggggcaggggctgtggagcaagagcaggggctggggcgcTGGAGCTGCGGGGTGGTaggagctgggagaagggaggggcagggctggggggtaggaGCCAGGGGGACGGAGGGGGTGGGGCTCGGTGAGGGGACTGGAGGGGTAGGAaccggagggagggaggggtggggggaggctggggggtggggagcagggggagggggagggccgggccgTGCGGGGGAAGCCCAGGGGATGCCCGTCCGGGACGTTTCTGCCCCGTCAGCTCCGGGCGATGATTTATGGCCCTGCGGTTCCTTGGCTCAGGGCCGGACCCTCCAtgtgcagagtgtgtgtgtgtgggggggcgcaAGGCTGGACTACCaggggctgggggatgggagagaggggcaccggcagggctgggggggcaggaaggggtcagtggcagggctgggggggaacaggggctgggggtcaggagggggggcaggagtgatgggtactggcagggctgtggggcaggaaggggtcagtggcggggcgggggggcaggggttggggggcagggctggggggcaggaaggggccagcggcggggtggggagcaggggctgtggggcaggaaggggtcagcggcggggcggggagcaggggggtggAAGCGGGGGACCGCTGGGCCctggggcgctgtggggagggggggggtgtaaCAACCGGGGTAGCCACGGGCCTCCCAAcgctggggctgcctggggcgaACCCGCTGGCGGCCACACTGGGGCCCCGGACACACCCTGTGTCGGCCCCACACGGCTGCACGACACAGCCAGGCCCACAATGAACCGACACacaaacccgcccccccccccgcgctgggcctggaagcaggaatgggaaatgaacagagcgggggggggcgggcatgttcagatacacacacaccccacaacacccggcacacacacacacacacacacacaccccacaacacccggcacacacacacacacaccccacaacacccggcacacacacacacaccccacaacacccggcgcgcacacacacacacccagcgcgcacacacaccccacaacacccggcacacacacacacaccccacaacacccggcgcgcacacacacacacccagcgcgcacacacaccccacaacacccggcacacacacacacaccccacaacacccggcacacacacacacacacacacacatacacaccacaacacccagcgcacccccccagcacccgacacacacacacacacacaccccacaacacCCGGCGCACACacacctggcacacacacacacacacaccacaacacCCGGCACACACACCAcagcaccccacacacacacacacgacagcgtctggcacacaccccccccccacagcacccagcacacacacacacacacacacacacacacacacacacacacaccccgcagcACCCGGCACACACACCACAgcacccgacacacacacacacacaccccacaacacCCGGCGCACACacacctggcacacacacacacacacaccacaacacccggcacacacaccccacaacacCCGGCGCACACacacctggcacacacacacacacacaccacaacacCCGGCACACAcaccacagcaccccccccccccacacacacacgacagcgtctggcacacacacccccccacagcacccagcacacacacacacacacacaccccgcagcACCCGGCACACAcaccacagcacccccccccccacacacacgcacgaCAGCGTCTGGCACAcaccccccccacagcacccagcacacacacacacacacacacacacacaccccgcagcACCCGGCGCACACGGCCGCAGGGCAAGGACTCCGACACACACACGACAGGGACAGGCACACCCGCAGGGCAGGGACACACACAGCCCGCAccacccgacacacacacacacacacacacacacacacacacacaccggcagCACGTACCGGTCTGATGCGCTGGCAGCGGACGGACCAGCCCCTGGCTACACCCGGCTGCGTCCTTCGGCCCTGCGGCTGCCGCCCCACCTGCTCCTCCCGCggtgcccccccccgctcctcgctccgcccactgcccccccccgctcctagccccgccccctgcccggctccctgctccctgccggggggggggcggtatgTGTGTGTCTGGGCGCGGGACGCcggcaggatggggggcagagatgggggcggggcctcggctcGGTCCCAGCGGGGCTGCCggctggatggggggcagagatgggggcggggcctcggctcGGTCCCAGCGGGGCTGCCggctggatggggggcagagatgggggcggggcctcggctcGGTCCCAGCGGGGCTGCCggctggatggggggcagagatgggggcggggcctcggctcGGTCCCAGCGGGGCTGCCggctggatggggggcagagatggggggcggggcctcggctcGGTCCCAGCGGGGCTGCCggctggatggggggcagagatggggggcggggcctcggctcGGTCCCAGCGGGGCTGCCggctggatggggggcagagatgggggcggggcctcggctcGGTCCCAGCGGGGCTGCCggctggatggggggcagagatggggggcggggcctcggctcGGTCCCAGCGGGGCTGCCggctggatggggggcagagatggggggcggggcctcggctcGGTCCCAGCGGGGCTGCCggctggatggggggcagagatgggggcggggcctcggctcGGTCCCGGCGGGGCTGCCggctggatggggggcagagatggggggcggggcctcggctcGGTCCCGGCGGGGCTGCCggctggatggggggcagagatggggggcggggcctcggctcGGTCCCGGCGGGGCTGCCggctggatggggggcagagatggggggcggggctgccggcTCTCCGCTCCCCTCCGCCCTTCTGCTCCAGGtgcagcggggcagggggcggggcttgccggcgtggccccgcccctcgcTGAGGTCGGGCCCGGAGTGGAGACTCACAACAGTCGGGGGCGCACTGCCCCCCCAATCCACACAGGAGTAGACACAACAGGGACACAAACACCCCAAAGAACACCCGCCCTGGCAACCGCGACACACAGGgacacagccccccgcccccctgacATCTCGCCCCCCGGGGACAGGCAGCCACCCACTGTGGGCCAGGCTTGTGAAGGGCGTTGAGGGGGTACACAAGAATACAATGGAGTGTGTGCTGGGGTGGCCCTCTGCCCTCCGCTGGCAGGGTTGTGTGTGTGCTGCCCCCTGGTGGCGGGGTTGCGTGTGTGCTGGTGGCGGGGTTGTGTGTTTGCTGGTGGCGGGGTTGTGTGTTAGCTGCCCCCTGGTGGCGAGGTTGTGTGTGTTGCTGGTGGCAGGGTGGTGGactggctgccccctgctggcaggattgtgtgtttgctggtggcagggttgtgtgtttgctggtggcggggttgtgtgtttgctgccccctggtggcgGGGTTGTGTGTTTGCTGGTGGCGGGGTTGTGTGTTTGCTGGTGGCAGGGTTGTGTgtttgctgccccctggtggcgGGGTTGTGTGTTGCTGGTGGCAGGGTTGTGTgtttgctgccccctggtggcggggttgtgtgtttgctggtggcagggttgtgtgtttgctggtggcagggttgtgtgtttgctgccccctggtggcgGGGTTGTGTGTTTGCTGGTGGCGGGGTTGTGTGTTTGCTGGTGGCGGGGTTGTGTgtttgctgccccctggtggtggggttgtgtgtttgctgccccctggtggcggggttgtgtgtttgctggtggcggggttgtgtgtttgctgccccctggtggtggggttgtgtgtttgctgccccctggtggcgGGGTTGTGTGTTTGCTGGTGGCGGGGTTGTGTGTTTGCTGGTGGCAGGGTTGTGTgtttgctgccccctggtggcggggttgtgtgtttgctggtggcagggttgtgtgtttgctggtggcagggttgtgtgtttgctgccccctggtggcggggttgtgtgtttgctggtggcggggttgtgtgtttgctgccccctggtggtggggttgtgtgtttgctgccccctggtggcggggttgtgtgtttgctggtggcggggttgtgtgtttgctgccccctggtggtggggttgtgtgtttgctgccccctggtggcgGGGTTGTGTGTGTTGCTGGTGGCAGGGTGGTGGACTggctgccccctggtggtggGGACGGGACCtgccccatgtgccccccccacactccctagTGGCAGGTTGTGTGTTTCCTTCCCTGGGTGTCCCCCCCCCGAGATCCGACTGTCCCCTGCTGGCCGGGACTGAGAGCTACTGTGTGTGACCCACAGATGGGGGCCAGGGACGcccggcccctgcagcctgccccccagcaaggGGCCCCAGTGAGGAAGGAGCCGGCTGCTGATCGCCAGATAGAATTTATTTCTCTCTTCGCTCTGTACAGGCCGAAAATAGACAGtgacccccggggggggcggAAAAGGGGGGGCGGGGTAGCCGCTCAGGGGGAGGAGCCACATTCAgaatcctgcccccctccccgtttTCCACCTGCcgggggctccccgtgggaacCGGGGTCCCTCCCTCGCGGGGGGTCGGAAGCGTGGGGAGGAGCCGGGTGCGCATGGGGGGTGGAAGCAagcgggtggggggcagggtggagtctGTGCCCCAtggctatggggggaggggccgaTCCTTGGTTTTTGTTGGCGGGGAGGCCTCTTCTCTCTCGCCTCGGTGCCACGTTCCCGgctgcccccagctgctggcagggcaggtcTGTCAGTCTGTCCCGGACTCCGGGGTCCCTGTGGAGAGACGGACGAGgtgacaggctggggggggaacagctggggggcagagggtggctcTACTCACCCACAGCCTGGTCCATGGAGAGGAGAGGCCGAGCCACGGGGAGGCGGGTTTTCCGGGATGGCTGGTACCTCCCCgtgggtgggggcggaggggggtcGGGCAGGGGGGCGTTGGCCGCacctgttgggggtggggaagggttagATCCAGAGACAACCCAGCTGGGGGCACTGCTATGGGGAAGCTCGCAGCCCctagggttcccccccccctccggctgggggcactgctgtggggaagctcgcagcccCTAGGGTCCCCATTTCTGTCTGGTGGCACTGCTAGGGCGGAAGCTCACATCCCTTAGGGTCCCCTCCCTCAGCTagaggcactgctgtggggaagctcgcagcccctagagttcccccccccccggctgggggcactgctgtggggaagctcgcagcccCTAGGGTCCCCACTTCTGTCTGGTGGCACTGCTaggggggaagctcacagcccttagggtcccctcccccagctagaggcaatgctgtggggaagctcgcagccctggggccccttcccccactcagttcGGGGTCTCACCTCTGGCTCCAGGGTGACGGCCCCGGTCTGACTCCAGCTTGTCACAGGACTGGGCCCGGCGCGTGCGCTGGGGCTTCAGGGGGACCGGCTTCcgccccccctcacagccccctggAAGGAGAAAGGGGGTGAAAGGCCccgggtcccctcccccacccctggagccaGCCCGTCCCTGTTTGGGGCAGGGTccgtcctggccccgccccctggcccagTTCCCGGTACCTTCTGTATCCAGGTGGTCTGGGCGGGGACGGGCGATGGGGGGGGAGGTCCGCGTCTCGGGGGGgccggcccccccctccccctcctcgctgCTTTGGCTCCTCTCCGGCTGAGTGGGGGCCTTTCGGCCCCGGGGGACGGCGACGGGCTTGGGGGGACGGGCCtgttggggagtggggaggggacaggggcatCAGTTAGACCCCCCAGTAATGCCACAGAGCACCCCAAACTCCACCCCcgggggcactgctgtggggaagctcacagcttacaccctctgtccccccagcctcccaccactGCAGCCCCCCTCTCACCTTTCCAGATACCAGGAAGCTGGGGTTTGGGggcctgtccccctcctcctctctgggGGTCCCGCTGGGGCTGTCCGTCCCCTCCCGGTCCAGCTGCGCGCTCTCCTCTGCTGAAATGGGAGAGGAAGAAACCACATGAATGATGGGGGCACTGCTGTCGGAAGCTCGCAGCCGTGCCGGGCACTGCTCTAAAGCTTAGAACTCcaggggcactgctgcagggaagttCACAGCCCTGAGGGCACTGCTGTAGGGAAGCTCGCAGCCctgggggcactgctgcagggaagctcacaGCCCTGGCAGCACTGTTGTAGGGAAGCTCACAGCCCCGGGAGCACTACTGCAGGGAAGTTCACAGCCTTAGGGGCACTGCCCCAGGGAAGCTCACAGCCCAGGGGCACTGCTGAAGGGAAGTTCACAGCCTTAGGGGCACCGCCCCAGGGAAGCTCACAGCCCCAGGGCACTGTGCCGGGAAGCTCGCAGCCCTGGGGGCACTACTGCAGGGAAGTTCACAGCCTCAGAGACACAGCCGCCGAGAAGTTTGCAGCCCTGGTGGCACTGTTGTAGGGAAGCTCACAGCCCCGGGGCACTGTGCCGGGAAGCTCGCAGCCCTGGGGGCACTACTGCAGGGAAGTTCACAGCCTTAGGGGCACCGCCCCAGGGAAGCTCACAGCCTCAGGGCACTGTGCCAGGAAGCTCGCAGCCCTGGCGGCACTGTTGTAGGGAAGCTCACAGCCCTGGGGCACTGTGCCGGGAAGCTCGCAGCCCTTACCGATATCCCAGCTGGCCTCAGCCCGGCGGATGGTGGCGAACGTCGGTTTGGAGCTctgtgggggaggttggggtctccagccccctctgtctgtgggggggggggaaaaggggggatcAGGATGGGGGGAGctaggagaggaggaggggcagactTTGGGGTGCACCCCCTTACCTGTTTCGTCCGAGGACCTCCGCCTCTCTCGATCCTGCAGGCTGCCTGTCCTCTGCAGCTCCACCCCCTGGAGCCAAGCCAGTAGAAAGGGGAGTCAAGTGGGTGTGGCCTCCctcctcaggccccgcccccaaatAGCCCCTCCCTCTGTGACTGTAGCTGCAGGCCACCAGGTAACAAGTGGGCGTGGCCTGTCTTCAGGCTCCACCCCTTCAGaaatgcccctccccttcccccataccTCTGTCTTCCCATCCAGGCTCCGCCCCATTCCCGGCAGGGCGATGCGCTGGACTTTGGAAGGCTGCAATAGCTCCGCCTCCGAGGAGTCTGACTCCGCCCTCTCGGGGTTGCGGGGACGGTCGGTGGAGGGACCCTACGGACAGAGAGGTGGTTGAACGCAGCGACCTCTGCGGGGCCCTCCCGCCCTGCTGCCCGGGCCCCCCTTACCTGCATCCCCCGGGATGGCAGCCCCTTCACCCCGCTTcctccgctgccccccagcccggggaaGGGGACCCGCACGCTCTggggctcctcctcctgcccctcgtCCAGGCTGGCCGAGCTCCGCATGGGCGCCTtgggctcctctcctgccccctgcggggtgccgggggagctgtggggggcccCCCACACGGTGTCTTCAGCCTCCCGCTCCCCCTTGAGGCTCCGGTGGCGCCGAAAATGGAAAAGCCCCTTTCGCCTCTTCTTctgcatggggggcagggcgtCCGAAGGACCTGGTCTCACCCCGCAGCCCCTGGGGGTCCGGGGAtagctgaggggcagaggagaggagtgggggtgatCAGAGAATCAGACTGGGGGGGCTCcctacccttcccccagcccagtgccctctctgccgacagcagccagtgccagatgccccagagggagggaacggaACCGGTACTGATCGCGCCATCTcgctcctgccatccatctccgccCTCCGacacacagaggctggggaccccgttcctacccagcctggctaagagccatcgatggacccaacctccatgaatctatctcgctattttttgaaccctgttaatgtcctggcctttgccgcatcctctggcgaggagttccacaggttgactgt harbors:
- the LOC102458884 gene encoding copine-6-like, coding for MSEADESQPVALGASRVELRVSCWNLLDRDPLAAPNPCVVLKQLVEGQWSEVGRTETMHGSLNPVFSHVFLLDYFFEEMQAFCFEAYSASAEDGGVEEDTFLGAAEWSLGQIVSQTKVTKPLLLKDGTTAGKSTITIEAEEVTSPNHFVQLEFRAQKLDNKDLFTKSDPFLEIYKVTGPQTEHLVVRTEVVNNNLSPTWEPFRVSLHSLCSCDPDKTIRCVVYDYNTSGKHDYIGEFTTTFREMQEVSSGKEVVYECINPKYQEKKKKHYTNSGTVVLSQCKVEKVHTFLDYIMGGLQIYFSVAIDFTASNGDPRSEHSLHFINPKEPNEYLKALSAVGEICQDYDSDKKFPAFGFGARIPPNNE